The DNA window AGATTCGCAGCACAGAGTTCGAGACGAGGAATTGTCACCTTCTTTAGCGGCGCTACTTTAGTTTTCGCGCACACTAGTGAAACGCGCGCTTCGTGAGTGTTGATATACGTTCGCGCGTAGATCACTGCGCCTAATGCACTTTCAGAGGCGTCCGCGAAACCGTGGATCTCTATCCCGAGAGATGCTGAACTTAACCCGATCCATCGTGGGATGGTGATAGCTGAGATGCCTTGAAGATCTTGTAGAAACTCGATCCATCGCGAGGACAATGAAGCTGAGAGCGGCTCGTCCCAGTCGAAACCGAGTGCCCACAATTCCTGCATAAAGATTTTGGCTCTGATCGTGATCGGCAAGAGCCATCCGAGAGGATCAAAGAGCTGCGCGGTTTGTGAGAGAACTTTTCGTTTCGTGAAATTGTCCCGAGTTTGATGAATTTGCGGAGAGAACGCAAACGCGTCGATGTCTGGTCTCCACGCAAGACCGAGACCCCGAAAGAATGGACTTTGATCGAGATTCAGATGCATCGCGATCTCTTGATGGTTTCGAGAAATGTCAACGAGAGTTTCTGGGTGGCTTGAAGTCCACTTTTGAAGTTCAAAGCCGCCCGCCTTGAGCAATTGATTGAGTTCGTTGATTTTCTCGCGACCTTGATCAACGTCCTCTGCTCCCGAGAGGATGTCGTCGACGTACGTGTTCTCGAGAATGACGTGGCTCGCAAAGGGATACTGCTTACCTTCGTCCTGAACAAGTTGATGAAGAATACGAATCGCGAGATACGGAGCGCTTGCAAGACCATACGATACCGTAGTCAGTTGATATTCTTCAATCGGTAGCTCTGGTTCTTCCCTCCAGAGGATTCGCTGAAAATCTTGGTCATCATTGTGGACCAAAATTTGTCGGTACATCTTGACGATGTCTGATGAGAACGCGACTGGATATTGTCGCCAGCGTAAGAGAACGTCCGCGAGGTCGGTTTGCACTTTTGGACCGACGAGAAGATTGTCATTGAGAGAGAGTCCGAGGTTGGTTCTTTGAGACCCGTTGAACACGACACGCAACTTTGTTGTTGAACTGCTGTCGCGAACTACACCGTGATGGGGAAGATAAAACACGCGGGAATTGTCTTCAGGTGTATTGATAGCGCGACGCATGTGCCCGAGTTCACGATATTCACGAAGGAAGCTCGAGTAAGCCTCCTTGAGTTTCGCGTCGCTACCGAACCGTTTCTCCAAACGAAGGAGCATTTGATGCGCGGGATTCCGCGAGTTGCCGAGCTCTACCGAATTGTCTTTGAGCGGCAGCCGAACTACGTAACGACCGGACGCAGTTCGAGAAACCGTTTCGCGAAAGTGTTGCTCACAACGCTCTTCTTCGGAAGTTAGTGCCAAAGGTTTCGACACTTCTTCCTGCTTCCAAAACTGCTGCACGAGATCGAGCAGTTCGTGATCGAGGGAGCATTGGAAGCCTTGGACTGTGCTATACGAGGGGCTTGCTGCTTCCGCTGAAACGCAGCCGGAGAGGACCCAACCGAACTGAGTTTCTTGCGCGATTGGTGTTCCTGGTGCTCCTCTTCGAACTCCTTGACCAATGATGTTGCTGTAGATGTCAGCTCCGAGAATTACGTCGATTTGACTGGGATGTGCAAAGCTTGGATCCGCGAGGTTGAGTCCTCGTAGATGAGGCCAGTCTTCGACGAGAAGTCGAAATGAGGGTAGATACGATGTGAGTCGTGGAAGCACGAGTGCCTCCACCTGACATGAGAACGAGGTGTGAGCACGAGATTGGAGTTGCAATGTCGCGATGCCGCGAGTCACTGCCGATTGATGAGCTCCGACGCCAATGATCGGTATCGTTGCTTGATGCCGACGTAGTCGCAATTGTTGCGTTAGCGACTCCGTGACGAATGAACTTTCGGATCCTTGATCGAGTAGAGCGCGAGCGATGATTCTTTCTCCAGTCTCCGGATTCGAAGCGATCAATTGCACTGTGGCGAGAAGAACTGGAGAGCGCTTGATCATTGTAGGCTGAGCTGAGTGGTTGCTCACCTGAGGGGCGCTGTTCGAGATCGGTGCGTTCTGCACTGCAGGTTGCGCTACTACGGCCTGTCCTTGAGATGTGCCGCTGTTGGCAGCTGTCGAGATTGAAGAAGAGTTTCGATGCAGCAAGGAATGATGTCGACCGTTGCACACGCGACACGTTTTGTTGGATCGACAGTCCTTCTGCTGATGTAGACCGAGACAATTGAAGCAAAGCTTTTTCGCAGAAACCACTTCTCTTCTTTGATCCAGAGATTTGTCGCGAAAGGTCGAACAGAACGCGATGTAGTGGTTGCCTTTGCAACAAGCACACGACTGTTCCTTTGATTGCGCTGTATGTGACCTTGTCGTCTGAAGATTTGACCTTCCTTGCGATGAGTGCGGTTTCGACGTCGCGATTTGATTATGAGCATGAGCTTGCTCCACGGCTTCGAGGGTGTGGATGCGACCGATGAGAAACGCCTTGAGCTCCGCAAACGTGGGGGGCTCGAGTTTCTCGCTAACACTTTTCTCCCACTCTTCGAGAGATGCTGGGTCGAGCTTGCGAATCGTCATGTGCACGATGATGTGATCCCCTAATTTCTCGGGACTATCGAGAAGTTCGAGTGCGCCAAGGGCTTCGCAAGTGTTGCTGTGCAAGCTCTTCAGTTCTGATGACGACTTTTTCGTGACACGAGGAATCGCGAAAAGTGTCGCGAGATGAGAATCCGTCAAAAGTCTTTTGTTTTCGTACCGTGAGACGAGAGTTTCCCAGGCTCGAGGGAAGTTTTCAGCGGTAAGAGCGATGTTTTTAATGAGTTATGACGGTTCATCGGTAAGACTTGTTTTTAGGTAGTGCAGTTTTTCCACTTCCGAGAGTTGCGAATTTTCGCGAACGATTGATGTGAAGAGGTCGTGAAAAGACTTCCAGTCTGAGTAATTGCCCGAGAACGTAGGCAATTCGATGCGTGGTAGCCGTTTTGAGGCTCCTCCAGTTGTGAGTTGGGGGGCTACGGCTGTTGGCACGATCGGTGCCGATAGAGTCTTGAGAGTTCCGAGTAGATCGAGTATCTCTCCCTTCGCGTTTAAGTATTGCTCTTCGCACTGTCCGTAATAGTCTTTCGCGAAATACGAAAGTCTTTTGATAGCGTCGAGTTGATCACCTTTTGCTGCGCTTCTAATTTGATCGACTGTCTCGTGCATGTCTTGGAACTTCagccaatttgaatttaaagcaTCTAATCGCGATTGCACTTGCCCGAGGGTTGTTTTTGCTTCACCGAGCTTGCGCAAGTTTTCGAGAGTGCGACAGATGCGCATGAAGAGATCGGTTTGACGTTCAATGTATTCGTCGATCGTCATTTTGACAAACGAGAAAGTGTAACTCACGCGACAAACAGAGTTTTCACGACCGAGATACGCACACAGTGATAATAGGACGTCGCGATACACACTTCGAGAGATCGGTGTTGTTGACGCTCAGATCTTAGTCACGGTCACTACAGAGGACACCGCACGTTTGAATTTAACGGATGCGACTGATTTTGATGATGGTTTTCACCGATAACGATATTGTTCACTTTAATTACGTGAACTTTTGCAACTTGATGCACACGCGATAGTTCCGTTTCACT is part of the Neodiprion virginianus isolate iyNeoVirg1 chromosome 5, iyNeoVirg1.1, whole genome shotgun sequence genome and encodes:
- the LOC124305554 gene encoding uncharacterized protein LOC124305554 — its product is MTIRKLDPASLEEWEKSVSEKLEPPTFAELKAFLIGRIHTLEAVEQAHAHNQIATSKPHSSQGRSNLQTTRSHTAQSKEQSCACCKGNHYIAFCSTFRDKSLDQRREVVSAKKLCFNCLGLHQQKDCRSNKTCRVCNGRHHSLLHRNSSSISTAANSGTSQGQAVVAQPAVQNAPISNSAPQVSNHSAQPTMIKRSPVLLATVQLIASNPETGERIIARALLDQGSESSFVTESLTQQLRLRRHQATIPIIGVGAHQSAVTRGIATLQLQSRAHTSFSCQVEALVLPRLTSYLPSFRLLVEDWPHLRGLNLADPSFAHPSQIDVILGADIYSNIIGQGVRRGAPGTPIAQETQFGWVLSGCVSAEAASPSYSTVQGFQCSLDHELLDLVQQFWKQEEVSKPLALTSEEERCEQHFRETVSRTASGRYVVRLPLKDNSVELGNSRNPAHQMLLRLEKRFGSDAKLKEAYSSFLREYRELGHMRRAINTPEDNSRVFYLPHHGVVRDSSSTTKLRVVFNGSQRTNLGLSLNDNLLVGPKVQTDLADVLLRWRQYPVAFSSDIVKMYRQILVHNDDQDFQRILWREEPELPIEEYQLTTVSYGLASAPYLAIRILHQLVQDEGKQYPFASHVILENTYVDDILSGAEDVDQGREKINELNQLLKAGGFELQKWTSSHPETLVDISRNHQEIAMHLNLDQSPFFRGLGLAWRPDIDAFAFSPQIHQTRDNFTKRKVLSQTAQLFDPLGWLLPITIRAKIFMQELWALGFDWDEPLSASLSSRWIEFLQDLQGISAITIPRWIGLSSASLGIEIHGFADASESALGAVIYARTYINTHEARVSLVCAKTKVAPLKKVTIPRLELCAANLLVRLMCHVEKTLNFENTPVYLSTDSTVALAWIKSHPSRWKEFVQLWTFGPSWLSKPSVNWPSLSPRPEENIHLEERKGLSTHIATAKPLQIWDLVDRYSKLSTLLKVTSFCKRAANRFLAKTTSNRVNTSITVGPISTLELSDAQLFWTKVTQQAYFAEEIRQIETSSSLTRSHPLSRLMPFIDSNGFLRVGGRLNHSLLSYDEKHPFILPRESSFSTLIIDHHHRLKLHGGPQLTLATIRQRYWILGGRVPIRMFIHRCVPCARHRATLSSQQMGQLPQSRVTQSRPFLHSGVDYAGPFSIRASRGRGAKSCKGYIVIFICFTTSAVYLELVSDYTTEAFIAAYKRFTSRRGICASIASDCGTNLVGADSELRRLLAASSKEFAEIANTLASHGTQWRFNPPSAPHFGGKWEAGVKSVEFHLKRVIGEATQTFEQFATFLTQVEATLNSRPLCAISDDPRDPSALTPGHFLVGSALNTIPEPSLIEVPVQRLSHWQHSRQMLEHFWKRRSTEYLQSFQNFSKWQTYHGNIKIGSIVLVKNGNLPPSVWPLAKVIEVHPGTDGLVRVVTVKTKSSVLKRPIVKLCVLPVSS
- the LOC124305555 gene encoding uncharacterized protein LOC124305555, translating into MTIDEYIERQTDLFMRICRTLENLRKLGEAKTTLGQVQSRLDALNSNWLKFQDMHETVDQIRSAAKGDQLDAIKRLSYFAKDYYGQCEEQYLNAKGEILDLLGTLKTLSAPIVPTAVAPQLTTGGASKRLPRIELPTFSGNYSDWKSFHDLFTSIVRENSQLSEVEKLHYLKTSLTDEPS